The following are from one region of the Coffea eugenioides isolate CCC68of chromosome 2, Ceug_1.0, whole genome shotgun sequence genome:
- the LOC113759798 gene encoding uncharacterized protein LOC113759798: MHCRDPEDRREGKQHPRDGSPGYGLNIAGVINTIAGVPTGGDSQNSRKRTYRQAGMEVAEPSSRLSEVITYGPNDPIPAASSNHEALVIEALTNNYIVKKVYVDPGSSVDVLYYRTFESLKLAMEQLTPVRTPLVGFGGHVVHPEGMVTLMVTIGRHPRCRTVPVSFTVVKADSPYNMLIGRPTLNALRAVYSTYHLSFKFPTPAGVAEVSSDVGAARECYLATIQATVTPRPLPRSEEKRPAVLSIDYIDPQKAGEPNRLEPGDEVEQVVLDEAKPDQVVQVGAGLPSPLKEEMISLIKDHRDLFAWSADEVVGVPPELMIHQLNVNPQARPVKQKRRHFGPERSKAVSDEVDKLLPAKMIHEVQYPTWLSNPVMVKKDTGGWRMCVDFTDLNKACPKDCYPLPRIDALVDSAMGHEILCFLDAFKGYHQIGMSEEDQEKTAFYTDQGVYCYTTISFGLKNAGATYQRLINRLFKDQIGRNVEAYVDDILVKSLTTSAFLSDVKEVFGVLRDSRMKLNPKKCVFGVTSGKFLGYLVSHRGIEANPDKIKAIQDMSSPRNLREVQRLNGRLAALNRFPSQSAEKALPFFKVLKKADQFAWTEECQAAFDKLKQYLHHLPTLASPRPEEKLYLYLSAADEAVSAVLIRDEGTQVPVYYVSRALRGPETRYTQVEKLVLGLVHAARRLKLYFLAHPISVRTDQPLRQILVRPETSGRLTKWAVELGEYDLSYEPRTAIKAQALADFLAELTFTEGQESTSAIAEVFTSHLWTLSVDGSSNGDDSGAGLLLEGPQGEVCSYALRFDFLATNNEAEYEALIAGFQLARRLGAQRIHVRSDSQLVVCQVLGEYEAKDETMQRYLSKVHQLIAYFESFEIQRIPRSQNRRADALSRLASTLFSDLNKIVLVEVLSEPGYMEEVACPVNTGETWMSPFIIFLGQGVLPEDRAEARRIQRKSARFALRDGELYKRSYLGPWLRCVTPEAGRQVLHEIHEGLCGAHVGHRMLARKTLLLGYFWPSVRQDAQNLVLSCPSCQVHAPELHQPSNFMVPITSPWSFEQWGTDIIGPFPKAVGGYTFLVTAVDYFTKWIEAEPLRTISGLAIQKFFWKCIICRFGIPQIIISDNGRQFAENPFKTWCENLGIKQHFTSVGHPQANGQAENFNRTLLHGLKTRLHRVGSSWVEELPSVLWSYRTTPRSSTQETPFSLTYGAEAVIPAGLLSPSPRLTAYVAEMNGEERQLDLDLIDEKRDLASVRIASYKNTLAHYYNARVKHRRFLPGDLVLRKNSVSRAEPQGKLGLKWEGPYRVVESSLSGYCKLSYRDGSLVPRTWHVENLRLYYA; the protein is encoded by the coding sequence ATGCATTGCCGAGATCCCGAGGACCGAAGGGAGGGCAAGCAGCATCCACGCGACGGATCACCGGGCTATGGCCTCAACATTGCCGGGGTGATCAACACAATCGCGGGAGTACCAACGGGAGGAGACAGCCAGAACTCCCGGAAGCGGACCTACCGCCAGGCCGGGATGGAGGTGGCCGAGCCGAGCTCTCGGTTGTCCGAGGTCATCACCTATGGTCCCAATGACCCAATCCCTGCAGCCTCCAGCAATCATGAAGCACTCGTGATTGAAGCTCTCACCAACAACTACATAGTCAAGAAGGTCTACGTTGACCCCGGGAGCTCGGTAGACGTCTTGTACTACCGAACTTTCGAAAGTTTGAAACTAGCCATGGAGCAACTTACTCCTGTAAGAACTCCCCTTGTTGGTTTCGGGGGACACGTCGTCCACCCGGAGGGCATGGTGACCCTGATGGTAACTATCGGGCGTCATCCACGCTGCCGAACTGTGCCTGTCAGTTTTACGGTGGTCAAAGCAGACTCCCCCTACAACATGCTGATAGGCCGGCCCACGCTCAACGCCTTGAGAGCCGTATACTCCACCTACCACCTGAGCTTTAAATTCCCGACACCTgcgggggtggccgaggtgagcagCGACGTGGGCGCCGCCCGGGAATGCTACCTCGCCACCATTCAAGCAACAGTCACACCCCGGCCCTTGCCGAGGTCAGAAGAAAAGAGGCCAGCGGTCCTCTCCATAGACTACATCGACCCTCAGAAGGCAGGAGAGCCCAACAGGCTTGAGCCCGGGGATGAGGTGGAACAAGTGGTCTTGGATGAAGCGAAACCTGACCAAGTGGTCCAAGTAGGGGCCGGACTCCCCTCACccctgaaagaagaaatgatctCCCTGATCAAGGACCACCGAGACCTCTTCGCGTGGTCCGCAGATGAAGTGGTCGGAGTGCCACCCGAGCTCATGATTCACCAACTCAACGTTAACCCACAGGCCCGACCTGTGAAGCAGAAGCGTAGGCACTTCGGCCCCGAACGCAGCAAGGCCGTATCTGACGAGGTGGACAAGCTCTTGCCTGCCAAGATGATCCATGAGGTCCAGTACCCCACCTGGCTGTCCAACCCTGTTATGGTCAAAAAGGATACCGGTGGATGGAGGATGTGCGTCGACTTCACCGACCTTAACAAGgcctgccccaaagattgctacCCCCTGCCGAGGATAGACGCCCTCGTCGACTCGGCAATGGGACATGAGATCCTCTGCTTCCTAGATGCCTTTAAAGGCTACCACCAAATAGGAATGAGTGAGGAGGACCAAGAGAAGACAGCGTTCTACACCGACCAAGGTGTATACTGCTATACTACCATTTCCTTCGGCTTAAAAAACGCCGGGGCGACCTATCAAAGGTTGATCAACCGCCTCTTCAAAGATCAGATCGGCCGAAATGTGGAAGCCTATGTGGACGACATTCTCGTCAAAAGTTTAACCACTTCGGCCTTCTTATCAGATGTCAAGGAGGTCTTCGGCGTTCTGCGGGACTCAAGGATGAAGTTAAATCCCAAGAAGTGTGTCTTTGGTGTTACCTCAGGAAAATTTTTGGGGTATCTGGTTTCCCACCGGGGAATCGAAGCTAACCCCGACAAAATCAAGGCCATTCAGGATATGTCCTCACCTCGGAACCTCCGAGAAGTCCAGCGACTGAACGGACGCCTGGCTGCACTGAACCGTTTCCCATCCCAGTCTGCTGAGAAAGCCTTGCCCTTCTTTAAGGTGCTAAAGAAGGCTGATCAGTTTGCCTGGACTGAGGAGTGCCAGGCTGCCTTCGACAAGCTGAAGCAGTACCTGCACCACCTACCCACCCTCGCTTCACCTCGGCCCGAGGAGAAACTGTACCTCTACCTCTCCGCAGCGGACGAGGCTGTCAGCGCCGTGCTCATCCGGGATGAGGGCACTCAAGTGCCAGTCTACTATGTCAGCCGAGCCCTCCGTGGGCCGGAGACTCGATACACTCAAGTGGAGAAACTTGTGCTAGGACTAGTGCACGCCGCCCGGCGGCTTAAACTCTATTTCCTAGCTCATCCCATCTCCGTCAGGACCGACCAGCCTCTCCGACAGATACTGGTGCGGCCCGAGACCTCCGGGCGCCTCACTAAGTGGGCCGTTGAGTTGGGGGAGTACGACCTGTCGTATGAGCCGCGCACCGCCATAAAAGCTCAAGCCTTAGCCgacttcttggccgagctcacCTTCACGGAAGGTCAAGAATCTACCTCCGCCATTGCCGAAGTGTTCACCTCACACTTGTGGACGTTGTCTGTGGACGGATCCTCTAATGGAGATGACAGTGGGGCGGGACTGCTCCTGGAGGGCCCCCAGGGAGAAGTGTGCTCGTATGCCCTCCGCTTTGACTTTCTGGCCACCAACAATGAAGCCGAATATGAGGCCTTGATCGCGGGATTCCAGCTAGCCCGCAGGCTTGGTGCACAGCGGATCCACGTCCGCAGCGATTCCCAACTCGTAGTCTGCCAAGTCCTTGGTGAGTATGAGGCCAAGGATGAAACCATGCAACGGTATCTATCCAAAGTCCACCAACTCATCGCATATTTCGAatctttcgaaatccaaagaaTCCCCCGCTCCCAGAATAGGCGGGCCGACGCCTTATCCCGGTTGGCTTCCACCTTATTTTCTGACCTCAACAAGATCGTTTTGGTGGAAGTGTTGAGCGAGCCGGGATACATGGAAGAGGTGGCCTGCCCTGTGAACACGGGAGAAACATGGATGAGCCCGTTCATCATTTTCTTAGGGCAGGGAGTCCTCCCCGAGGACCGAGCCGAGGCGAGAAGGATACAACGCAAATCTGCTCGGTTCGCGCTCCGAGATGGAGAACTGTATAAACGCTCATACCTTGGCCCATGGCTGAGGTGCGTTACACCCGAGGCAGGACGCCAGGTCCTCCATGAGATACACGAAGGCCTGTGTGGGGCTCACGTCGGCCACAGGATGTTAGCCAGGAAGACCTTACTTCTTGGGTACTTCTGGCCTTCCGTTCGACAGGATGCTCAAAATCTTGTTCTCAGCTGCCCATCCTGCCAAGTCCACGCCCCTGAGCTTCACCAACCCTCGAACTTCATGGTTCCAATCACCTCACCCTGGTCGTTCGAGCAATGGGGGACAGACATCATCGGTCCTTTCCCTAAAGCGGTCGGGGGCTATACCTTTCTGGTGACCGCTGTGGACTACTTCACTAAGTGGATCGAGGCCGAGCCTCTGCGGACCATCTCAGGGCTGgccattcaaaaattcttttggaaatgcATTATCTGCCGCTTCGGCATACCTCAGATCATCATCTCGGACAATGGGAGACAGTTTGCCGAGAACCCATTTAAGACTTGGTGCGAGAACCTCGGCATCAAGCAACACTTCACTTCGGTAGGTCACCCTCAGGCCAATGGTCAGGCAGAAAATTTTAACCGAACTCTCTTGCATGGCCTCAAGACCCGATTACACCGAGTTGGGTCATCTTGGGTGGAGGAACTCCCCAGTGTTCTGTGGTCATATCGGACCACGCCGAGATCATCCACGCAAGAGACCCCCTTCTCCTTGACCTATGGAGCCGAGGCTGTTATCCCTGCTGGGCTCCTCTCACCTAGTCCTCGGCTAACAGCCTATGTAGCCGAGATGAACGGAGAAGAGAGGCAGTTAGATCTCGACCTCATCGACGAGAAAAGAGATCTCGCCTCAGTTCGGATAGCTTCCTACAAGAACACCCTTGCCCACTACTACAATGCCCGCGTCAAGCATCGGCGATTCCTGCCAGGAGACTTGGTGCTTAGAAAAAACTCGGTCAGCCGAGCTGAACCGCAAGGGAAATTGGGCCTGAAATGGGAAGGCCCTTACCGAGTTGTGGAATCTAGTCTAAGTGGGTATTGCAAATTGAGCTACCGAGATGGCTCTCTAGTGCCGAGAACTTGGCACGTCGAGAACCTCCGGCTGTATTATGCTTGA
- the LOC113759797 gene encoding uncharacterized protein LOC113759797, producing the protein MVPPNFKLPALRSYDGRDDPEDHLRAFLSAFRLYCVPDAVICRGFPIFLQGTARKWFWGLEPRSISSLDELIDRFIHRFVSSRPITKTSAYLLNLQQAPGESLRSYVQRFNEENVQIPDQNEQVTIAAFTNGLITGIFNTEIHRDYPRTLRELWDRVDQGIRSEDLNRMKREAQATRTGQDSRRKKDAGRVEQGPSGSSTQFRDRRSVFDRIVKDRSSTSDAELTPLNSSRTHVLAMMRQNHLGRNSPEIPGRRDKRNSNLYCAYHRDVGHETEDCNDLKPEIENLIR; encoded by the coding sequence ATGGTCCCACCAAATTTCAAACTTCCCGCCCTACGTTCCTACGATGGCCGAGATGACCCCGAGGATCACCTCCGCGCCTTCCTTTCTGCATTTCGGCTCTACTGCGTCCCCGACGCAGTAATTTGCCGAGGTTTTCCCATCTTCCTACAGGGGACGGCCCGAAAGTGGTTCTGGGGCCTAGAACCGAGGAGTATTTCCTCGTTAGACGAGTTGATAGATCGGTTCATCCACCGCTTTGTATCGTCTCGTCCAATTACGAAGACTTCAGCTTACCTCTTGAACCTGCAACAAGCCCCTGGCGAGTCACTGCGCTCCTATGTGCAGAGGTTCAATGAGGAGAACGTGCAGATACCTGATCAGAATGAGCAGGTAACCATAGCTGCCTTCACCAATGGGCTGATCACGGGAATCTTCAATACTGAGATACACCGGGATTACCCCCGCACACTTCGGGAACTCTGGGATCGAGTAGACCAGGGAATCCGAAGTGAAGACCTAAACCGTATGAAGCGAGAGGCTCAAGCCACTCGTACCGGGCAGGACTCCCGAAGGAAAAAAGACGCCGGCCGAGTCGAACAAGGCCCCAGTGGCTCGTCAACTCAATTCCGAGACCGCCGGAGTGTCTTCGATCGAATCGTAAAAGACAGGTCGTCCACCTCGGACGCCGAGCTCACGCCCCTCAATTCCAGCCGGACCCATGTCCTGGCTATGATGAGGCAGAATCACCTCGGCCGAAACTCTCCTGAAATTCCGGGGAGGAGAGATAAGAGGAACTCAAACCTCTATTGTGCCTACCACCGGGATGTTGGGCACGAGACTGAAGACTGTAATGATCTGAAGCCAGAGATCGAGAATTTGATCCGGTAA